Proteins from a single region of Sphaerochaeta globosa str. Buddy:
- a CDS encoding ABC transporter permease — protein MQSLKIRAPQQVGKHRWFLDPKWIIILGIVGFLLVFQVFPLLYLVFRAFFSTGKFSLEAFKRVYTYPLNWSALTNTIVAATFSMVFGVLIAFPLAWLVGRTNLYGKKFFRTLFVATYMVPPYVGAMAWMRLLNPTVGSMNMFFMKIFNLGSAPFNIYTMGGLIWVLTGFYYPYAFITISRAMEKMDPSLEEASRISGASPLTTLRTITLPMMLPSIVAAALLVFVAAGSCYGIPSIIGVPGQIHTVTTRIIDFVYIGSQEGLTDATTLAVFLMIIANVVLYLSTFSIGKKQYITVSGKSTRPNIVDLGRWRILITAVVVIFALVVVIIPFVTVALSSITVNLGESVFSEGNITFRYWERIFTRKSILNSTKNSLITAVMAATFGLLISCMMAYLLVRTNVKGKKLPDFMITVGSGTPSVVIALGLIMTMSGKFGINIYNTLTIMVIAYMIKYMMMGMRTVVSALTQISPSLEEASQISGASWLKSMKNVTLPLIAPALVAGWFLIFMPCFYELTMSTLLYSTNTKTLGYELYTYQTYHNQQTASALATAILFIVFGINWLLNKLTDGEFSI, from the coding sequence ATGCAATCGCTCAAAATCCGTGCCCCTCAGCAAGTAGGGAAACACCGATGGTTTCTTGACCCAAAGTGGATTATCATTCTGGGCATTGTCGGATTCCTTCTGGTCTTTCAGGTTTTCCCCCTTCTCTATCTGGTATTCCGTGCCTTCTTTTCGACGGGAAAGTTCTCTCTTGAGGCCTTCAAGCGCGTATATACCTATCCCTTGAACTGGTCGGCTTTGACCAATACAATCGTCGCTGCGACCTTTTCCATGGTCTTCGGCGTCCTGATAGCCTTCCCCTTGGCTTGGTTGGTAGGTCGGACGAACCTGTATGGAAAGAAATTCTTCCGCACCCTGTTTGTCGCCACCTATATGGTTCCCCCGTATGTCGGAGCCATGGCTTGGATGCGGCTGCTTAACCCCACCGTCGGTTCCATGAACATGTTTTTCATGAAGATTTTTAATCTGGGATCGGCACCTTTTAATATCTATACGATGGGTGGCCTGATCTGGGTACTCACCGGATTCTATTACCCCTATGCCTTCATCACCATCAGCCGGGCGATGGAGAAAATGGATCCCTCCTTGGAGGAGGCCTCGCGAATCAGCGGGGCGAGCCCGCTCACTACACTGCGTACCATCACCCTTCCGATGATGCTGCCCTCCATCGTGGCAGCAGCCCTTTTAGTTTTCGTGGCAGCCGGCTCGTGCTACGGCATCCCCTCGATCATCGGAGTACCGGGCCAGATTCATACGGTTACCACAAGAATCATTGACTTCGTCTATATTGGCAGTCAGGAAGGGCTCACCGATGCCACAACCCTGGCAGTCTTCTTGATGATCATCGCCAACGTAGTGCTCTATCTGTCCACGTTCTCGATCGGTAAGAAGCAATACATCACCGTCAGCGGCAAATCGACCAGACCCAACATCGTTGACCTGGGCAGGTGGAGAATCCTCATTACTGCCGTGGTGGTGATCTTTGCTCTGGTGGTAGTCATCATTCCCTTTGTGACCGTAGCCCTTTCCAGCATTACGGTGAACTTGGGTGAGTCGGTATTCTCCGAAGGCAATATCACATTCAGGTATTGGGAACGTATCTTCACCCGCAAGTCAATTCTCAATTCGACGAAGAACAGCTTGATTACCGCTGTGATGGCTGCCACCTTCGGACTGCTGATCTCCTGTATGATGGCCTACCTGTTGGTACGTACCAACGTCAAAGGAAAGAAGCTTCCCGACTTCATGATTACTGTGGGAAGTGGGACTCCATCCGTCGTCATTGCGCTCGGCTTGATCATGACAATGAGCGGCAAGTTCGGCATCAACATCTACAATACGCTGACCATCATGGTAATCGCCTACATGATCAAGTATATGATGATGGGTATGCGAACGGTGGTGAGTGCGTTGACGCAGATCAGCCCATCCTTGGAGGAGGCATCCCAGATATCGGGAGCCTCGTGGCTGAAAAGCATGAAGAATGTCACCCTGCCCCTCATTGCTCCCGCTCTGGTTGCAGGTTGGTTCTTGATCTTCATGCCCTGCTTCTACGAACTGACCATGTCCACCTTGCTCTACTCAACCAATACCAAGACGCTTGGGTATGAGCTGTATACGTATCAGACCTACCATAACCAGCAGACTGCCTCAGCCTTGGCGACTGCGATCCTGTTCATCGTCTTCGGGATCAACTGGTTGTTGAACAAGCTCACCGACGGTGAATTCTCAATCTAA
- a CDS encoding ABC transporter ATP-binding protein — protein MSRIVIKDVKKAFGEVVVLSSFNAEFADGEFVTLLGPSGCGKTTMLRMLAGFEKPTEGEIFIGDREVSSTKDFVPPERRDIGMVFQSYAVWPHMTVFENVAYPLKMKKMHKDGIKKLVEEVLETVHLSQYAQRIPSQLSGGQQQRVALARALVAKPQLLLLDEPLSNLDAKLRDSMRFEIKDIQRQLGITVVYVTHDQMEAMTMSDRVIVINKGVIQQIGKPTDIYRHPANQFVADFVGKINFLEATSKDKVLTFKKSGHQLPYEGKLTGDVVVGIRPENVRFVSMKGDFEGKLISKFYLGDVNDCRLDLGGEVIRVIAEPTSFDSSNVGETFLLRVDEYSVFKDDGDDSYSKILT, from the coding sequence ATGTCTAGAATTGTAATCAAGGATGTGAAGAAAGCCTTTGGAGAGGTAGTTGTCCTCTCCTCCTTCAATGCAGAGTTCGCCGATGGTGAGTTTGTCACACTCCTCGGTCCCTCCGGTTGCGGCAAGACCACGATGCTGAGAATGCTTGCAGGATTCGAGAAACCCACCGAAGGGGAGATATTCATCGGTGATAGGGAGGTAAGTTCAACCAAAGACTTTGTTCCTCCTGAACGTAGAGATATCGGGATGGTGTTTCAGTCCTATGCCGTTTGGCCGCATATGACGGTGTTTGAAAATGTCGCCTACCCGCTGAAGATGAAGAAAATGCACAAAGATGGAATAAAGAAGCTGGTGGAAGAGGTACTGGAAACTGTTCACCTATCCCAGTATGCCCAGCGCATTCCCAGCCAGCTCTCCGGAGGCCAGCAGCAGCGAGTAGCCCTCGCCCGAGCTCTGGTGGCAAAACCGCAGTTGCTGCTGCTCGATGAACCGCTGTCCAACCTCGATGCGAAGCTGCGCGACTCGATGCGCTTCGAGATCAAGGATATCCAGAGGCAGCTTGGTATCACCGTCGTGTATGTCACCCACGACCAGATGGAGGCAATGACGATGAGCGACCGTGTCATTGTCATCAACAAGGGCGTAATCCAGCAAATCGGGAAGCCTACCGATATCTACCGTCACCCCGCCAACCAGTTCGTCGCAGACTTCGTGGGAAAAATCAACTTCCTGGAAGCTACCAGCAAGGACAAGGTGCTAACCTTCAAGAAATCGGGTCATCAACTGCCGTATGAAGGAAAGCTGACAGGGGATGTCGTGGTAGGCATCAGACCGGAGAATGTGCGTTTTGTTTCAATGAAAGGTGATTTCGAAGGGAAACTTATCAGCAAGTTCTACCTTGGGGATGTGAATGACTGCCGCCTCGATCTGGGTGGAGAGGTGATCAGGGTGATTGCAGAACCAACGAGCTTTGATTCATCCAACGTAGGAGAGACTTTTCTGCTGCGCGTTGATGAATATTCTGTATTCAAGGACGATGGCGACGATTCGTATTCCAAGATTCTCACGTAA
- a CDS encoding asparaginase domain-containing protein, which yields MAQELRIITTGGTFDKQYDAISGELTFRESQLPRILGQSRCTLTVHLEGPLAVDSLYMTEEQRHEIARTCLHSAEDRIIVVHGTDTMCNTAKVIAETLGKENTKTVVLTGAMIPYSLEGSDAIFNLGTAIASVQLLPSGVYLTMSGRIFSWDNCRKNKEKGIFETLT from the coding sequence ATGGCACAAGAATTGAGAATTATCACAACCGGGGGCACCTTTGACAAGCAGTACGATGCGATCAGCGGGGAACTCACGTTTCGTGAGTCCCAGCTCCCTCGTATTCTGGGCCAGTCACGCTGTACGCTCACCGTCCACCTGGAAGGGCCGCTTGCGGTGGACAGCCTCTATATGACAGAGGAGCAGCGTCATGAAATTGCCAGGACGTGTTTGCATAGTGCCGAGGACAGAATCATCGTCGTACACGGCACCGATACCATGTGCAATACTGCAAAGGTGATAGCAGAAACCCTAGGCAAGGAGAACACCAAGACTGTGGTGCTTACCGGCGCCATGATTCCCTACTCATTGGAGGGATCTGACGCCATCTTCAACCTAGGGACTGCCATCGCTTCGGTCCAGTTGCTTCCAAGCGGAGTCTACCTGACCATGAGTGGAAGAATCTTCAGCTGGGACAACTGCCGAAAGAACAAGGAAAAGGGAATATTTGAGACCCTTACCTAG
- a CDS encoding ABC transporter substrate-binding protein has protein sequence MKKMCSILCVLLVAGSMLFAAGAAEQPKAGDAGLSGKLVIYTSMYDDVIEAIDETLEEVFPTVDIEFFYGGTGTLQAKIAAEFAAGKLGCDMLMVADPSYALELKKMGVLQPIMINNAADLAFDYDKEGYWYPVRISNMVLAYNPAKFAKTDIPNSFYDFANDKRVEGMVSMSNPLTSGTALDTISALKDKYGYEYFTALGNQKVKIESGSVALTKLETGECKVIMILEESVLQKREMDKSKIEVIYPTDGTIVVPSPIMSINDQWSPSKNSAAAKAVTEWFMSDEGQANIVKAWMHSVSAKYPTPPYDAIPTKEILKNTIPVDWQATLTLREELRTKFQEAVAKK, from the coding sequence ATGAAAAAAATGTGTTCAATTCTCTGTGTCTTGCTCGTTGCAGGCTCTATGCTTTTTGCAGCAGGCGCTGCAGAACAGCCGAAAGCAGGGGATGCAGGCCTTTCGGGAAAACTGGTGATTTACACCTCGATGTATGACGATGTCATTGAAGCTATTGATGAAACCCTCGAAGAGGTATTCCCAACTGTTGATATTGAATTCTTCTATGGTGGAACCGGTACCCTTCAGGCCAAGATTGCAGCAGAATTCGCAGCTGGCAAACTCGGATGTGACATGCTTATGGTCGCCGATCCCTCCTACGCTCTTGAACTAAAAAAAATGGGAGTGCTTCAGCCGATCATGATCAACAACGCAGCCGATCTGGCATTCGATTATGATAAGGAAGGGTATTGGTATCCTGTACGTATCAGCAACATGGTACTGGCCTACAATCCCGCTAAGTTTGCCAAGACCGATATCCCCAACTCTTTCTATGACTTTGCCAATGACAAGCGTGTTGAAGGCATGGTCAGTATGTCCAACCCCTTGACCAGCGGCACCGCCCTGGACACCATCAGCGCCCTGAAGGACAAATATGGCTACGAATACTTCACCGCCCTTGGCAACCAGAAAGTAAAGATTGAGAGCGGCTCGGTCGCCCTGACCAAGCTTGAGACAGGCGAATGCAAAGTCATCATGATTCTTGAGGAATCGGTTCTGCAGAAGCGTGAGATGGACAAGTCCAAGATTGAGGTAATCTACCCCACCGATGGAACCATCGTTGTTCCCTCACCGATCATGTCGATCAACGACCAATGGAGTCCCAGCAAGAACAGTGCTGCCGCCAAGGCTGTCACCGAGTGGTTCATGAGTGATGAAGGACAGGCCAACATCGTCAAGGCTTGGATGCACTCTGTTTCCGCCAAGTACCCCACTCCTCCCTATGATGCCATTCCGACCAAGGAAATCCTGAAGAACACCATTCCCGTCGACTGGCAGGCAACCCTTACCTTGCGCGAAGAACTTCGCACCAAGTTCCAGGAAGCTGTAGCCAAGAAATAA
- a CDS encoding AI-2E family transporter, which translates to MQRNTYQKILQLLVIGAVLALVVVYFSTVMNTCSFVFSLFKPLLLGLIIAYLVDIPAKKLEVRFRKRIKSPMVARSLATLISLCLFLLIIAGVLVLLIPQLGFAIRQFSSNLPVLYEESADSLEQFVSRRPELAQGFAMVETYVNTAIEEFKASSPKLADYTFSLLGGAISGIATSVVALIFSLYLLFGKHRLVRQLGYLAKRFMPEQHYQKLFSTMQVANKTFSKFFTGQFLEAIILGSLCTLGMLLFRFPYALTVGSVVGMTALIPLVGAYLGGAIGFVLIFGQSLRLALFFLLFLVILQQLEGNLIYPRVVGSSVGLPGVWVFASVILGAGLFGIPGVLFGVPLAATLYHLLKQDRASD; encoded by the coding sequence ATGCAAAGGAATACCTATCAAAAAATACTGCAGTTATTGGTTATTGGAGCCGTATTGGCCTTGGTGGTCGTCTACTTTTCAACGGTCATGAACACTTGCTCTTTTGTGTTCAGCTTGTTCAAACCTCTGCTCCTTGGTTTGATAATTGCCTATCTGGTCGATATTCCCGCCAAAAAGCTGGAGGTTCGTTTTCGTAAGCGCATCAAGAGCCCGATGGTTGCCCGTTCTCTTGCCACCCTCATTTCACTGTGTCTCTTTCTCCTTATCATAGCAGGAGTGTTGGTTCTGCTGATCCCCCAACTTGGCTTTGCCATCAGGCAGTTCAGCAGCAACCTGCCTGTACTCTATGAAGAAAGTGCAGATTCACTAGAGCAGTTTGTGAGCCGCAGGCCTGAGCTTGCACAAGGCTTTGCAATGGTAGAGACCTATGTGAATACCGCCATTGAGGAGTTCAAGGCATCCTCACCGAAGCTTGCCGACTATACCTTCTCGCTGTTGGGGGGAGCCATCAGTGGGATTGCAACCAGCGTGGTTGCTTTGATTTTCAGTTTGTACCTGCTCTTCGGCAAGCATCGGCTGGTACGCCAACTTGGCTATCTGGCCAAACGATTCATGCCGGAGCAACACTATCAAAAGCTGTTTTCCACGATGCAGGTAGCAAACAAAACCTTCTCCAAGTTTTTTACCGGTCAGTTCCTTGAAGCCATCATTTTGGGATCACTGTGCACCTTGGGAATGCTGCTTTTTCGATTTCCCTATGCCCTTACCGTTGGTTCGGTAGTAGGCATGACCGCTCTCATCCCCTTGGTGGGAGCCTATCTCGGAGGGGCGATCGGCTTTGTGCTGATTTTCGGGCAAAGCCTGCGTCTTGCCCTCTTTTTTCTGCTCTTTTTGGTTATCCTACAGCAATTGGAAGGCAACCTCATCTATCCCCGTGTTGTGGGTAGCTCGGTAGGCCTGCCGGGAGTCTGGGTCTTTGCCTCAGTTATTCTCGGTGCTGGACTGTTCGGAATTCCAGGAGTTCTTTTCGGCGTCCCGTTGGCTGCAACACTGTATCATCTGCTGAAACAAGACAGAGCTTCAGACTGA